Proteins found in one Cryptococcus neoformans var. grubii H99 chromosome 14, complete sequence genomic segment:
- a CDS encoding SET domain-containing protein, translated as MLPIQKDISMGAEPLPIPISHLSTSIRHFTYITDSELGHVAPLSITHPLLPDCDHHNQPPSSPISSTESGSSSDAEDVWTCTCASYYESEKETSLLCTAECGDLCDCVAQFGNFYSSTNPQILNLDALPNNWPLVECSPSCLCGSSCSNRVTQQGVRTPLTIRPTPPKGYGLFYTPSTPQFLPRGAFISLYAGEYILPSEIRSRWSPPSTDPASDKEGYGEEGQGNYILSLRLPDQTIHIDPRWKGNVGRFLNHSCGANCVVHYVKWGGGQGWPRAAIFTNRDIHPEEELTFDYSNASGEPQRAIELIQESKTQENTKGRTRCLCGAEQCRGWMPFDETL; from the exons ATGCTGCCCATACAAAAAGACATCTCGATGGGCGCAGAGCCGCTGCCCATAcccatctcccatctctccaCTTCCATCCGCCACTTTACA TACATAACAGACTCGGAGCTCGGTCACGTCGCTCCCTTATCCATCACACATCCCTTGCTCCCTGACTGCGATCATCACAACCAACCCCCTTCGTCTCCTATCTCTTCCACCGAGAGCGGCAGTAGTTCAGACGCAGAGGATGTTTGGACATGCACTTGCGCGTCATATTATGAatcagaaaaagaaacgTCTTTATTATGCACTGCCGAATGCGGCGATTTGTGTGACTGCGTCGCCCAATTTG GCAATTTTTACTCCTCCACCAATCCTCAGATACTAAACCTTGATGCCCTGCCAAACAATTGGCCATTGGTTGAATGTTCCCCGTCGTGTTTATGCGGATCGTCATGTTCTAATCGCGTCACGCAACAGGGGGTGCG GACCCCATTAACTATCCGTCCGACACCTCCGAAGGGGTATGGCCTCTTTTACACGCCTTCCACTCCACAATTCCTCCCTAGAGGGGCCTTTATATCGCTTTATGCGGGGGAATATATTCTTCCATCTGAAATCCGTTCCCGGTGGTCACCACCCTCCACAGACCCTGCTTCTGATAAGGAGGGatatggagaagaaggtcaagGCAACTACATTCTCTCCCTGCGACTACCTGATCAGACAATACATATCGACCcgagatggaaaggaaatGTCGGCAGGTTCCTAAACCATTCTTGCGGAGCGAATTGCGTGGTGCACTATGTCAAGTGGGGTGGAGGGCAAGGGTGGCCTAGAGCTGCCATTTTT ACGAATAGAGATATTCATCCCGAAGAGGAACTGACATTCGACTATTCTAATGCTTCGGGAGAGCCACAACGGGCCATAGAGCTGATACAAGAATCGAAAACACAAGAAAATACAAAAGGCAGGACGAGATGTCTTTGTGGGGCTGAACAGTGTAGAGGTTGGATGCCATTTGACGAAACTTTATGA
- a CDS encoding asparagine synthase (glutamine-hydrolyzing): MCGIFCCFNRAGDISQYRARAIACSKRQRHRGPDWSGCYMTNNTVLVHERLAIVGVDTGAQPLTNEDESLVLAVNGEIYNHVALRKSLKNKDAVFKTHSDCEVIMHLYKEHGTGVCNMLDGMFSFVLVDKSVSPPRLIAARDPIGITTLYMGWNSQSPDTLYFASELKCIHEECDNLQAFPPGHFYDSKEKKLTRYFNPSWWDSDKGVVPHNDIDYKLLRETLEAAVRKRLMSEVPYGVLLSGGLDSSLIASIAARETDRLAEEQEKLRQERKQAIASGKWVGDEQPLASWPQLHSFAIGLPGAPDLIAARKAADFLGTIHHEYNFTVQEGLDAIPEVIQHLETYDVTTVRASTPMYLLSRKIKAMGVKMVLSGEGSDEIFGGYLYFHAAPNAKDFHEECVKRVKNLHTADCLRANKSTMAWGLEARVPFLDKSFLEVSMNVDAKYKMFSKGTHQEIDEDGRPKMEKYILRKAFDCSPDGKAYLPDSILWRQKEQFSDGVGYSWIDGMKDHSAAIISDEKFADRATRWPLDTPDTKEAYWIREIFEHHFPTEAAAKTAVRWVPKQEWGVSSDPSGRAVSIHTAAYADGEAKA, from the exons ATGTGTGGTATTTTTTGCTGCTTCAACCGTGCCGGAGACATCTCTCAATACCGAGCCCGAGCCATTGCCTGCTCCAAGAGGCAGCGACACCGTGGCCCTGATTGGTCTGGCTGTTACATGACCAACAACACAGTTCTCGTCCACGAGCGATTAGCCAttgttggtgttg acACCGGTGCTCAACCCCTTACCAACGAAGACGAGAGCCTCGTTCTCGCTGTTAACGGTGAAATCTACAACCACGTCGCTCTCAGAAAAAGTCTCAAGAACAAGGATGCCGTCTTCAAGACCCACTCCGACTGTGAAGTCATCATGCACCTC TACAAGGAGCACGGCACCGGTGTCTGCAACATGCTTGATGGCATGTTCTCCTTTGTCCTCGTTGACAAGTCCGTCTCCCCTCCTCGATTGATCGCTGCTCGTGACCCTATCGGTATCACCACTCTCTACATGGGCTGGAACTCTCAATCTCCCGACACTCTTTACTTTGCTTCTGAGCTCAAGTGTATCCACGAGGAGTGTGACAACCTCCAGGCTTTCCCTCCTGGGCATTTCTACGAttccaaggagaagaagctcacTCGATACTTCAACCCTTCATGGTGGGACTCTGACAAGGGTGTCGTCCCTCACAACGACATTGACTACAAGCTTTTGAGAGAAACTCTTGAAGCTGCCGTCaggaagaggttgatgtCTGAGGTTCCTTATGGTGTCCTCCTTTCTGGTGGTCTTGACTCTAGTTTGATTGCTTCCATCGCCGCCAGAGAAACGGACAGGCTGGCTGAGGAGCAAGAAAAATTGAGGCAAGAACGAAAACAGGCTATTGCTTCTGGCAAGTGGGTTGGTGACGAGCAGCCCCTTGCATCTTGGCCGCAACTCCACTCTTTTGCTATCGGTCTTCCTGGTGCACCTGATCTTATCGCTGCCCGAAAGGCTGCCGATTTCCTTGGTACTATCCACCACGAATACAACTTTACAGTTCAGGAGGGTCTTGATGCCATCCCTGAAGTCATCCAGCACCTTGAGACTTATGATGTCACCACTGTCCGGGCTAGTACCCCTATGTACCTCCTCAGTAGGAAGATCAAGGCTATGGGTGTGAAGATGGTCTTGTCTGGTGAGGGTAGTGACGAAATCTTTGGTG GTTACCTCTACTTCCATGCTGCTCCCAACGCCAAGGACTTCCACGAGGAATGCGTCAAGCGAGTGAAGAACCTTCACACCGCTGACTGTCTCCGTGCCAACAAGTCTACCATGGCGTGGGGTCTCGAAGCCCGTGTTCCTTTCCTTGACAAATCTTTCCTCGAGGTCTCTATGAACGTCGATGCCAAGTACAAGATGTTCTCCAAGGGCACTCACCAAgagattgatgaagatggtcgacccaagatggagaagtacATCTTGAGAAAGGCGTTTGACTGCTCTCCTGACGGAAAGGCGTACTTGCCTGACTCTATTCTTTGGAGGCAAAAAGAGCAATTCTCTGATGGCGTCGGTTACTCTTGGATTGATGG CATGAAGGACCATTCCGCCGCGATCATCTCCGACGAAAAGTTTGCCGACCGAGCCACCCGATGGCCCCTCGACACTCCCGACACCAAGGAGGCTTACTGGATCCGTGAGATCTTTGAACACCACTTCCCTACTGAAGCGGCTGCCAAGACTGCTGTCCGATGGGTCCCCAAGCAGGAGTGGGGTGTGTCTTCCGACCCTTCTGGTAGGGCTGTGTCTATCCACACCGCGGCGTATGCGGACGGCGAGGCCAAGGCTTAA